A window of Streptomyces sp. NBC_01689 genomic DNA:
CACGGGGAACGTCGCCTATCTCGCGCTGCGCCCCCTGCTCCCCGACTACGTCCTGTCCATGCCCCGCGGCGCCGCCGTGGTCTACCCCAAGGACGCGGGGCAGATCCTGGCCTTCGCGGACATCTTCCCCGGCGCGCGCGTCGTGGAGGCGGGCGTCGGCTCCGGCTCACTCAGCAGCTTCCTGCTGCGCGCCATCGGTGACCAGGGCATGCTGCACTCCTACGAGCGCCGCGAGGACTTCGCGGAGATCGCCCAGCAGAACGTGGAGCGCTACTTCGGCGGTCCGCACCCCGCCTGGCAGCTCACCGTGGGCGACCTCCAGGACAACCTGAGCGACACCGAGGTCGACCGCGTCATCCTCGACATGCTCGCCCCCTGGGAGTGCCTGGAGGCCGTCTCCAAGGCGCTTGTCCCCGGCGGCATCCTCTGCTGCTACGTGGCGACGACCACCCAGCTCGCGCGGACCGTCGAGTCCATCCGCGAGATCGGCTCCTTCAACGAACCGACCGCCTGGGAGTCGATGATCCGCAACTGGCACATCGAGGGCCTCGCCGTCCGCCCGGACCACCGGATGATCGGGCACACCGGGTTCCTGCTCACCGCCCGCCGCCTCGCGGACGGCGTCGAGCCGCCCATGCGCCGGCGCCGCCCCGCCAAGGGCGCCTACGGCGAGGACTACGCCGGCCCCAACGCCGACGGCGGCACCGCCCGCTGATCCCGCCGGCGTCCCCGCCGAGCGGCCGATCCAACGCTCCACCCCTGTGGCCGAGTTCCCGGAGACCCCCGGGAACCCGGCCACAGGCCTTTCCGCAACTGGGGCACGGCGCGTTTCTGTTGACGCGCCGCCAGAAGTCCGGACCCCGCCGTTCCACCCGACTGTGACGTGTGGCACCATGCTGGCCACCCCACCCCCCG
This region includes:
- a CDS encoding tRNA (adenine-N1)-methyltransferase, with translation MSEPTGAARRRGPFKVGDQVQLTDPKGRHYTFTLEAGKNFHTHKGSFPHDELIGAPEGSVVRTTGNVAYLALRPLLPDYVLSMPRGAAVVYPKDAGQILAFADIFPGARVVEAGVGSGSLSSFLLRAIGDQGMLHSYERREDFAEIAQQNVERYFGGPHPAWQLTVGDLQDNLSDTEVDRVILDMLAPWECLEAVSKALVPGGILCCYVATTTQLARTVESIREIGSFNEPTAWESMIRNWHIEGLAVRPDHRMIGHTGFLLTARRLADGVEPPMRRRRPAKGAYGEDYAGPNADGGTAR